The segment GCGGCGATCGCGGACCTCGCCGAGGCGGCGGAATTGCTGCTCTTCGAGCACTTTCAGGAGCTTCGGCTGGACCTGCAGGTCCATGTCGCCGATCTCGTCCAGGAACAACGTGCCGCGATGCGCGACCTCCAGGAGGCCCGGCTTGCTCGACACCGCTCCGGTGAAGGCGCCCTTCTCGTGGCCGAAGAGCTCGGATTCGAGGAACTCCCGGGAAAGGCCGGCGCAGTTCAGATCGACGAAGGGCTCTTCCGCGCGCCGTCCATGCCGGTGCAGCCATCGAGCGAGAACGCCTTTGCCGGAGCCCGTTTCTCCCTGAATCAAGACCGGGCTGTCGGTCTCGAGCGTCCGGCGGGCCTGCGCTTCCAGGGCGCGGATCGCCGGGCTCTCTCCGAGAAAGGGATCGATCTCTTCACGGTCGCGCTGCGTTTTCCGCGCGTTTTCCTTGCGGCGGATCCGCTGGTTGTCGAGCGCGCGCCGAATGATGACGAGCAGCGCGGGGAGCTCGACGGGTTTGGTCAGGAATTGCTCGGCCCCTTGCTGGATGGCGCGGACCGCGAGAGCCACCGAGGCGTGCGCGGTCAGGACGATGACCGGTATGGTGGCGTCGACGCTCCTGATCCGGGCCAGGAGACCGAGAGCGTCCCCGTCGGGCAGCCGAAAGTCGAGGATCGCCGCGTCGGGCGGCACGGTCCGCAGGAGGAGCTCCGCCTCGGCGCATGTCGCCGCCTCGGAGACGTCGAATCCCGATAACTCGAGGAAGTCGCGCACCGCGACTCGAATCGCCTGCTCGTCGTCGACGAGCAGGATTCGCGACGAGGCCGTCATGCCGTCCTCGCCGGCTCACGGTCGGCGCTGCCGGCCCTCGCGGAGGGAAGCGTCACCTCGACCCGTGCGCCTCCTTCCAGCCGGTTGGCGGGCGTGACCGTCCCTCCCTGCTCCGTGACGATCCGCTGCACGATGGCCAGACCCAGCCCCGTCCCGCCTTTGCGCCGCGTGAAAAACGGCTCGAAGAGACGCGGAAAATCTTCGGCGGGGAAGCCCGGACCATCGTCCTCTACCGAAAAGGCGATCTCGGTTCCCCGAGGCCGTGCGGCGAGACGGACGACGCCGCCCCGCGGTGAATGCTGGATCGCGTTTTCGATCAGGTTGACGAAGACCTGCAGGGTTCGAGCGCGGTCGACCTTGGCGGCCACTCCTTTTTCGTCATCGGTGCAGTCCAATCGCACGCCGCCGAGGGCGGCGGAGCCGGAACAGCTGGCCGCGGCTTCGACGAGGAGGTCTGCGGCCGGAACCGCCGTCGGCTCGAAGACGGCGGGCTTTGCGAAATCCAGAAGATCGCGCATCAGGGCGACCATGCGCTCGACCTGCGAGCGCAAAGCGGTCGTGTATCTTTCGTACTCCTGCTTTCCGCCGAAGCGCAGCTCGAACGCATCGAGCGTCGCCGAAATCGCAAACAACGGATTCCGAACCTCGTGCGCGACGCCGGCGACGAGCGCCCCGATCGCCGCCATGGACTGCGTCCGGATGAGCGAGTGCTGGAGCTCGACCAGGGGAGTGATGTCCCGCGCCACCACGATGTACAACGGCTCTTGTCCGATCCCCGCGGCGAACGGGGTCAGCGAGAGCTCCCACGTCCGGCCGTTCGATGCGTCGCGGCAGAGCACGTCTGCGGTCGAGGCTTCGGCCGCCGCCTGCCGGACGAGCGCCGCGGCGCGCGCCCAGGGCTCCCCGGCGCCGACGGCCGTGAGAGGTCGTTCGATGATCTCCGTGAATGGACGGCCGGCCAGTTCGGCGGCGGCGCGGTTGAGCCGGTGCACCGTACCATCCGCGGCGGCGATCAGGATCGGGGTGTCGATCGCATCGAACGTATTCCGCCATTGCTGCGCCGTTTGCAGGACGGCGGACTGGAGCCGCTCGCGCTGATCCTCGGCGTTCTTGCGAGAGGTGATGTCGATCGCGAACCCTTCGATGCGCTCGATGTCGCCGCGAGCGTCGCGGTGCGTCCGCGACGTCAACTGCACCCACACGCGGGACCCGTCCCGCCTCCGCATCGAGACCTGGAGATCGTCGCCACGCCCCGATTCCCGGAGCGCTTCGATCGCGCGGCGCCTCTCGTCCGGCGAGTCGTATAGATCCACGTCAGAGGC is part of the Thermoanaerobaculia bacterium genome and harbors:
- a CDS encoding sigma-54 dependent transcriptional regulator encodes the protein MTASSRILLVDDEQAIRVAVRDFLELSGFDVSEAATCAEAELLLRTVPPDAAILDFRLPDGDALGLLARIRSVDATIPVIVLTAHASVALAVRAIQQGAEQFLTKPVELPALLVIIRRALDNQRIRRKENARKTQRDREEIDPFLGESPAIRALEAQARRTLETDSPVLIQGETGSGKGVLARWLHRHGRRAEEPFVDLNCAGLSREFLESELFGHEKGAFTGAVSSKPGLLEVAHRGTLFLDEIGDMDLQVQPKLLKVLEEQQFRRLGEVRDRRVDVRLIAATHHDLSASIRENSFRKDLYFRISTIPLSVPPLRSRVEDLPALAGHLLAALPASISRGGVTLSAEAERIFSRYPWPGNIREIRNVLERALLFGDGPVLASRDLHFDGGTEAGTDGDRDLALTLREVEIRHIRRVLEAENGKVEGAARRLEIPKSSLYEKIRRYGIVASKV
- a CDS encoding PAS domain S-box protein, whose translation is RFADVNDAAIAHYGYSRDEFLSMSLFDIRPREDRRGLRATIAREAKRPQPFSAHRHIRKDGSIRHVEVSAVDLPGPDRQRMALARDVTERVAAESALRVSEEKYRKIVDLAPVGIFQTTNDGRFVTCNDAFAQIFGWDSAEAIQAGASDVDLYDSPDERRRAIEALRESGRGDDLQVSMRRRDGSRVWVQLTSRTHRDARGDIERIEGFAIDITSRKNAEDQRERLQSAVLQTAQQWRNTFDAIDTPILIAAADGTVHRLNRAAAELAGRPFTEIIERPLTAVGAGEPWARAAALVRQAAAEASTADVLCRDASNGRTWELSLTPFAAGIGQEPLYIVVARDITPLVELQHSLIRTQSMAAIGALVAGVAHEVRNPLFAISATLDAFELRFGGKQEYERYTTALRSQVERMVALMRDLLDFAKPAVFEPTAVPAADLLVEAAASCSGSAALGGVRLDCTDDEKGVAAKVDRARTLQVFVNLIENAIQHSPRGGVVRLAARPRGTEIAFSVEDDGPGFPAEDFPRLFEPFFTRRKGGTGLGLAIVQRIVTEQGGTVTPANRLEGGARVEVTLPSARAGSADREPARTA